The proteins below are encoded in one region of Agelaius phoeniceus isolate bAgePho1 chromosome 33, bAgePho1.hap1, whole genome shotgun sequence:
- the LOC129131897 gene encoding serine/threonine-protein kinase pim-1-like, with protein sequence MTQIQKTRLVRESWGGAPPPGGPGLLTRPLIWTDEPKFGNKQGKHRPADAASRKAPLGGAAPCPPLPGPPWFRLGRALSKSGSAVPPARAEKPPLEQLYRQGPLLGSGGCGSVYSGTRLADGAPVAIKRVSRERISEWARLRNGALVPLELALLWMVSRPGFRGVVRLLDWFEVPEGFALVMERPQRCQDLWYFLHQRRFLTEPVARGLFRQVLEAVRHCSSRGVLHRDIKAENVLVDLATGEAKLIDFGCGAILQDTIYTRMSGTPEYSPPEWILFGCYHGQPATIWSLGILLYELVCGHLPFHTNKDIVRGQLVFPPRVSQECQHLIRWCLSMEPTHRPCLEDLFEHSWLQEPCLAQETAEMHP encoded by the exons ATGACTCAGATCCAGAAAACGAGGTTGGTTCGAGAATCCTGGGGGGGCGCCCCaccacctggtggccctggccttcTCACCCGACCCCTCATCTGGACTGACGAACCTAAATTCGggaataagcaaggaaaacaccg cccggctgaTGCCGCGTCCCGCAAGGCGCCCCTTggcggggccgccccgtgcccgcccctgcccggcccgccgTGGTTCCGCCTCGGCCGGGCTCTCTCC AAGAGCGGCAGCGCGGTGCCGCCCGCACGGGCGGAGAagcctcccctggagcagctctaccggcagggcccgctgctgggcagcggcggctgcggcagcgTTTACTCCGGGACCCGGCTCGCCGACGGCGCCCCG gtggccatcaagcgAGTGTCCCGGGAGCGCATCTCGGAGTGGGCGcggctg CGCAACGGTgcccttgtgcccctggagctggcgctgctgtggaTGGTGTCGCGGCCTGGCTTCCGCGGCGTCGTGCGGCTCCTGGACTGGTTCGAGGTGCCCGAGGGCTTCGCGCTGGTCATGGAgcgtccgcagcgctgtcaggacctctggtacttcctgcaccagcggcggttcctgacggagcccgtggcgcgggggctgttccgccaggtgctggaggccgtgcggcactgcagcagccgcggcgtcctgcaccgcgacatcaagGCCGAGAACGTCCTCGTCGACCTGGCCACGGGCGAGGCCAAGCTCATCGACTTCGGCTGCGGCGCGATCCTCCAGGACACGATCTACACCCGGATGTCAG GAACGCCGGAGTACAGCCCACCGGAGTggatcctctttggctgctaccatggccagccagccactatctggtccctgggcatcctgctctatGAGCTGGTCTGCgggcaccttcctttccacaccAACAAGGACATCGTCCGGGGCCAGCTCGTCTTCCCACCCCGGGTGTCTCAAG agtgccagcacctcatcaggtggtgtttatccatGGAGCCCACACACAGGCCATGCTTGGAGGACCTTTTTGAGCAttcttggctgcaggagccctgcctggcccaggagacagcagagatgCATCCCTGA